The Deltaproteobacteria bacterium CG2_30_66_27 genomic sequence TTTTCAACACCCAGCCGGCGATGGGGGCGTTGATTTTAGGGGCGTCGGTCCGGCTCGAGGAACGGGTTGCCGCGGGGGAGGCCGATCCGCGGGCGATCGGCACCTTCAAGGTGGGAATGATGGGGTCGCTGGGAGCGATCGGGGACTCTTTTTTCTGGGGCGCCCTGCGTCCGATGGCCTCGGTGGCGGGAGCCCTCCTCGCGCTGCTCCATCCCCTCCTGGGGATCGCCGCCCTGCTGCTTCTCTACAACGGAGTTCACCTGACCCTCCGCTGGCGCGGTTTCTCCGCCGGCATGGGGGGCCCGGAGGGCGCGGTGAGCTGGCTCAAGCGGGCGGCGCTCAATGTTCGGACCGACGACCGCAAGTTGCTCGCGGCGATCCTCGCCGGGGCATACGCCGGGGTATTCGCCGGGCGTTTCCTCGTTCCGGGAGGGGGCGCGTTTCACGCGCTGGCGGCGCTCCTTCTCGCCGCAGCCGTCGTCCACCTGTTCGTGGTCCTCTTCCGGAAGGCGGTCTCGCCGTCGGAGATCCTGTCGTTTCTCCTCTTCGTGGGGGTGCTGATCCTGTGGCGGTGAGTACGGAACGCGAGTTCGACATCCCGAACCGGTTCGGCCTGCACGCCCGCGCCGCCGCGAAGCTGGTGCGACTGGCGAACGGGTTCGCCTCCGAGATTCTCGTTGAGAAGGAAGGGATGGAGGTCAACGGAAAGAGCATCATGGGCGTGCTGATGCTGGCGGCGCCCAAGGACTCGAAGATACGGATCCGCGCGATCGGTCCGGATGCGGAAGAAGCCGTGGCGGCGATCGGGGAGCTGATCACGGGGAAGTTCGGGGAGGAGTAGCGGAGTGGCGGAAGGCCGAGCGAAGATGCGGGTCCTGAAGGGGATCCCGGCTTCCGGTGGAATCGCGATCGGGAAGGGATTCTTCCTGAACCGCGTCCTCCCGCGGTCCGTCCGTTCGACGGTGAGCCGCGAACAGGTGGACGAGGAGGTCGCCGCCTTCCAGCGGGCGGTCGCGCGTTCCCGGGAGCAGATCCTCGCGATCCGGGACGGCGTGACGGACACCTCCTCCGAACACCACCAGATCCTCTCGGTCCACCTGGCGCTCCTCGAGGACTCGATGCTCGTCGAGCAGACGGTCCGGACGATCCGTGAGAACCAGTTCGCCGCGGACTGGGCGTTCAACAAGGTACTCCAGAACCTCCTGGAGACGTTCCACCGGATCAAGGATCCGTACCTGAGGGAGCGGGGGCACGACCTGCGGCAGATCGGCCATCGGGTCCTCGAAAACCTCGCCGGACGCCCCGTGGACTCGATCGCCGCGATCCGCGACCCGGTGGTGATCGTCGCCCACGACCTCTCCCCGGCGGACACCGCGCAGATCCTGAAGAGCCCCGTGCTCGGCTTCGCCACCGACGTGGGGAGCCGGACGTCCCACACGGCGATCACGGCGCGTTCCCTCGGGATCCCCGCGGTCGTCGGGGTGGAGGGCGGGACGGAGGAGTTCGGGGCGGCGGAGACGGTCATCGTCGACGGCGAGGAAGGTGTGGTCGTCTTCGACCCGACGGCGGAGGCGGTCCTCGAATACGAGGAGCGGCAGAAGGCCTACGCGCAGCGGACCCGGGACCTGGCGAAATTCGCGCGCCTGCCGACGGTCACGCGCGACGGGAAGACGCTGCTCCTCCTGGCGAACATCGAGTTTCCCGAGGAGGCGGACGTCGCGCTGCGCAGCGGCGCCTACGGGGTGGGTCTCTACCGAACGGAGTTCCTCTTCCTCAACCGGAAGGATCTCCCTTCCGAGGAGGAGCACTTCGATACCTACCGGAAGGTGGCGGAGAAGTTCGTGCGCCAACCGGTCACGATCCGCACCTTCGACCTCGGCGGCGACAAGTTCGCGTCCCAGCTCGAACTCGCAGACGAGATGAACCCGGCGATGGGGCTGCGGGCGATCCGGTTCTGCCTGAAGGAAAAGGAGATCTTCAAGGCGCAGCTCCGGGCGATCCTGCGCGCCTCGATGTACGGGAAGGTCCGGATGATGTTCCCGATGATCTCCGGGGTGGGGGAGCTTCGGGAGGCGATGGCCGTGGTCGAGGAGGTGCGGGGGGAGCTTCGCCGCCGGCGGATTCCCTACGACAGGGAGATGCCCATCGGGATCATGATCGAGATCCCCG encodes the following:
- a CDS encoding phosphocarrier protein HPr, yielding MSTEREFDIPNRFGLHARAAAKLVRLANGFASEILVEKEGMEVNGKSIMGVLMLAAPKDSKIRIRAIGPDAEEAVAAIGELITGKFGEE
- a CDS encoding phosphoenolpyruvate--protein phosphotransferase: MRVLKGIPASGGIAIGKGFFLNRVLPRSVRSTVSREQVDEEVAAFQRAVARSREQILAIRDGVTDTSSEHHQILSVHLALLEDSMLVEQTVRTIRENQFAADWAFNKVLQNLLETFHRIKDPYLRERGHDLRQIGHRVLENLAGRPVDSIAAIRDPVVIVAHDLSPADTAQILKSPVLGFATDVGSRTSHTAITARSLGIPAVVGVEGGTEEFGAAETVIVDGEEGVVVFDPTAEAVLEYEERQKAYAQRTRDLAKFARLPTVTRDGKTLLLLANIEFPEEADVALRSGAYGVGLYRTEFLFLNRKDLPSEEEHFDTYRKVAEKFVRQPVTIRTFDLGGDKFASQLELADEMNPAMGLRAIRFCLKEKEIFKAQLRAILRASMYGKVRMMFPMISGVGELREAMAVVEEVRGELRRRRIPYDREMPIGIMIEIPAAAIVSDLLAREVGFFSIGTNDLIQYSLAIDRVNEHVSYLYEPLHPAILRLVRRIVEAGHDAGIPVSMCGEMAGEPLYSYALLGLGLDELSMNAAAIPRVKRILRKSVAYEAKEFAGGLLLHATAAEIGRALRKKMEDLFPAERF